From a region of the Rouxiella sp. S1S-2 genome:
- the tssK gene encoding type VI secretion system baseplate subunit TssK yields MKTADKVIWTEGMFLRPHHFQQSERWLEAYSRSWGKIQTPYYWGFMSLELDASLLQQGKLAINTATGIMPDGTPFTITGAENGPAPLALPENQSDVNVVLALPECRSGRNEVIFNESADSLARLVTFENEVDDLNASSVGTAAMQFGKLRFRLMLESDLNAEWTAVGVARISGRHTDRALKLDPQFIPPVLNTQAAPQITAFINDLHGVLNQRSEQMSQRLQQAGRGGNSEMIDFMLLALINRHIGQITHGRHLPQLHPERLFSEWLQFATELSTWSATRTPGDTLPVYDHDNLAWSFGKLMIHLRQGLSLVMEENAQQLTLTERSHGLFVATVSDVNMIRELGFVLAVRADVSSETLMTHFPAQMKIAPVTRIRDLVQLQLPGITLRAMPAAPRQIPWHAGYLYFELEKSGDLWRQMEKSEAFALHLAGDFPGLDMQLWALRNLRV; encoded by the coding sequence ATGAAAACAGCAGATAAGGTGATATGGACCGAAGGGATGTTTTTGCGCCCCCACCATTTTCAACAATCAGAACGCTGGCTTGAGGCCTACAGCCGCAGCTGGGGAAAAATACAAACGCCCTATTACTGGGGATTCATGTCACTTGAGCTTGACGCCTCACTGCTGCAACAGGGCAAGCTGGCTATCAATACCGCCACTGGCATCATGCCCGATGGCACCCCGTTTACTATTACTGGCGCTGAGAATGGCCCCGCACCGCTCGCGCTGCCCGAGAATCAGAGCGACGTCAACGTGGTTCTGGCACTACCGGAGTGCCGCAGCGGCCGTAATGAAGTCATTTTTAATGAATCAGCTGATTCACTGGCACGCCTGGTAACCTTTGAAAACGAGGTCGATGACCTCAATGCCTCATCGGTGGGTACCGCAGCCATGCAGTTTGGCAAACTGCGCTTTCGTTTGATGCTTGAAAGCGACCTGAATGCAGAATGGACGGCGGTTGGCGTCGCGCGCATCAGCGGACGTCACACCGACCGCGCCTTGAAACTTGACCCACAGTTTATTCCCCCGGTGCTCAATACTCAGGCTGCGCCGCAGATAACTGCCTTTATTAATGATTTACACGGCGTGCTCAACCAGCGCAGCGAACAAATGAGCCAGCGGCTGCAGCAGGCCGGTCGTGGCGGAAATTCGGAAATGATCGACTTCATGCTGCTGGCGCTTATCAATCGTCACATCGGACAAATTACGCACGGTCGTCATCTGCCTCAGCTGCATCCCGAGCGCCTGTTCAGTGAATGGTTGCAATTTGCCACCGAGCTTTCTACCTGGTCGGCAACCCGTACGCCAGGCGATACCCTGCCGGTTTATGACCATGACAATCTGGCCTGGAGTTTTGGCAAATTAATGATTCATCTCCGTCAAGGGCTGTCGTTGGTCATGGAAGAAAATGCGCAGCAGCTGACGCTGACCGAGCGCTCACACGGGCTGTTTGTCGCCACCGTTTCCGACGTCAACATGATCCGCGAACTCGGCTTTGTGCTGGCAGTGCGTGCCGACGTGTCCAGCGAAACATTAATGACTCACTTCCCGGCACAGATGAAGATTGCACCGGTGACCCGCATCCGTGACCTGGTTCAGCTCCAATTGCCGGGGATCACGCTGCGCGCCATGCCTGCTGCCCCGCGCCAGATCCCCTGGCACGCCGGCTATCTCTATTTTGAGCTGGAAAAAAGCGGCGATCTCTGGCGGCAAATGGAAAAATCTGAAGCTTTTGCCCTGCATCTGGCCGGAGATTTCCCCGGACTGGACATGCAACTTTGGGCTTTGCGCAATCTGCGCGTCTGA
- the tssM gene encoding type VI secretion system membrane subunit TssM — MLRTLLSIITSRLLWGFVGITAICVMVWSIGPLVSIGDYRPLESEFNRFAAVLVLYLLWLSFRLVPRLWRSWQNRRLVRRLESSHNAPEEAAPIEDNPEQKLLAERFSEATQLLKKARFVDPKARKWPMWMQYFSRQYLYQLPWYIIIGAPGAGKTTALVNSGLHFPLAERFGKTALRGIGGTRNCDWWFTDEAILLDTAGRYTTQESQHEQDAGEWRSFMSLLKKYRARQPINGVMVTVSVADLLSESEQARHAQATALRQRLLELHEQLGIQFPVYIMVTKSDLLKGFTAYFSEFNKEQRDQIWGFTWPWRDSELNLPQAFDQQFSRLHQRLNDGLSDIMIVEHDSQKRAESYLFPQEFLSLQPVLKQYLGVLFAGSGFERPLRPRGVYFTSATQEGLPFDRVMAQLNRALNLPPLASDTRGNDWQNLDADNPIPAAHGRSFFLQGLLKKVIFQESGLAGSNRWWEVRNRLFNWVGYGLMTLLLLIAVAWWLLSYHHNKQYLAEVQAKVLPVETQSALPPPLSQSDIYTLQPLLSRLVDLPETPKIDVNSPPYSWQAGLYRGDPVIDASQSLYQKALKQLLLPIVAQQVTGWLRSDDGSDVDYSYEALKAYQMLYRPKQYDGKLLRTWIMLNLQRQLPAGVTQEQLKQIDYHLAQLLDEQINTSPFERDDALILREQNVINRAPVAQRVYGRLKRLLLSNDTGIVTLVDLGGPQTELAFSRKSGQPITNGIPTLFTPKGYWDGFNKSIDSVTASIRQDDVWVLNRQGDSVGQKEMEDTVRRLYMDDFIAHWDALLGDIQLNHIADLSQRINTARMLSGRTSPMRNLMINVSRNVTLERAEKKSTQGMIEKGSAMFTNTATQTLQALFRARKAAQDGNLEDPEQRVMAHFAPIIEQAQFSDEKSKTIPFDEQLKDIDDLYSYLTAVQDASNSGMQAPLGDVISRMQADAGREPEPFRSMLLSLAVGASSDTQRRDMVNVQKRSSVEVGSFCRQAIAGRYPLVHSASVDVTPDDLARMFAPGTGLMDTFFRENLANKVDTTHASWRFAPGVDGKSLPGSESVLRPFQQAQVIRDAFFANGSTTPAYRVTITPVSMDNNILNLTLDVDGQLLRYSHGPQTPQVVSWPGPGQTGQVRMQLGLTDGTTDTLSTSGPWALNRLFGKARLSPGNTSLSHLARFSIGGRQVVLEYTANSIRNPLQLPGFSCP; from the coding sequence ATGTTGAGAACTTTATTATCCATTATCACCAGCAGGCTATTGTGGGGTTTTGTCGGCATTACGGCGATTTGCGTCATGGTCTGGAGCATCGGTCCGCTGGTATCGATTGGCGATTACCGTCCGCTGGAGTCCGAATTCAATCGCTTTGCTGCCGTACTGGTGCTTTATCTGCTGTGGCTGAGCTTTCGCCTGGTGCCGCGCCTGTGGCGTTCGTGGCAGAACCGTCGTTTGGTCAGAAGGCTTGAGTCAAGCCATAACGCGCCGGAAGAAGCGGCCCCGATTGAAGACAATCCTGAACAGAAGCTGCTTGCTGAACGCTTTAGCGAAGCGACCCAATTACTGAAAAAAGCCCGTTTTGTGGATCCTAAAGCGCGTAAATGGCCGATGTGGATGCAGTATTTCAGCCGCCAATATCTCTATCAGCTGCCGTGGTACATCATCATTGGCGCACCGGGCGCGGGTAAAACAACGGCGCTGGTCAACTCGGGTCTGCACTTCCCGTTGGCCGAACGCTTTGGTAAAACGGCACTGCGTGGCATAGGCGGAACCCGCAACTGTGACTGGTGGTTTACCGACGAGGCCATTTTGCTCGACACCGCGGGTCGCTACACCACGCAGGAAAGTCAGCACGAACAGGATGCGGGAGAGTGGCGCAGCTTTATGTCGCTGCTTAAAAAATACCGCGCGCGGCAGCCCATTAACGGCGTAATGGTTACCGTCAGCGTGGCCGATTTGCTCAGCGAGTCGGAACAGGCTCGCCATGCGCAAGCCACCGCGCTGCGTCAACGCTTGCTCGAACTGCACGAACAACTGGGCATTCAGTTTCCGGTTTACATCATGGTCACCAAAAGTGACTTGCTCAAAGGTTTTACCGCCTACTTTTCCGAGTTTAATAAAGAACAGCGTGACCAGATTTGGGGTTTCACCTGGCCGTGGCGCGACAGTGAGTTAAATCTGCCACAGGCATTTGACCAGCAATTTTCCCGTCTGCATCAGCGCCTGAACGACGGCCTGTCCGACATTATGATTGTTGAGCACGATAGCCAAAAACGCGCCGAAAGCTATCTGTTTCCGCAGGAGTTTCTGTCATTGCAACCGGTGCTGAAGCAGTATCTCGGCGTACTGTTTGCCGGTTCTGGATTTGAACGTCCACTGCGGCCACGCGGCGTTTACTTCACCAGCGCAACCCAGGAAGGCCTGCCATTTGACCGAGTGATGGCCCAACTCAATCGCGCCTTGAACCTCCCGCCTCTGGCGAGCGATACGCGGGGCAATGACTGGCAGAACCTTGATGCAGACAACCCTATTCCTGCCGCGCATGGCAGGAGTTTCTTTCTGCAGGGGCTGCTGAAAAAGGTGATTTTTCAGGAATCAGGACTGGCAGGCAGCAATCGCTGGTGGGAAGTGCGCAATCGCCTGTTTAACTGGGTGGGATACGGTCTGATGACCCTGCTTTTACTGATTGCCGTGGCCTGGTGGCTGCTAAGCTATCATCATAACAAACAGTATCTTGCCGAGGTGCAGGCTAAGGTTCTGCCAGTGGAAACACAAAGCGCGCTGCCGCCGCCGCTGAGCCAGAGCGATATTTACACGCTGCAGCCGCTGTTAAGCCGTTTGGTAGATCTGCCGGAAACGCCGAAAATCGACGTCAATTCCCCGCCCTATTCTTGGCAGGCCGGGCTTTATCGCGGTGACCCAGTAATTGACGCCTCGCAATCGCTGTATCAAAAAGCCCTCAAACAGCTGCTGTTGCCGATTGTCGCCCAGCAAGTCACCGGCTGGCTACGCAGCGACGACGGCAGCGATGTGGATTACAGCTATGAGGCGCTGAAAGCCTACCAAATGCTGTACAGGCCAAAACAGTACGACGGCAAGCTGCTGCGTACCTGGATTATGCTCAATCTCCAGCGCCAACTGCCCGCAGGCGTAACGCAGGAGCAGTTGAAACAGATTGATTATCACTTGGCACAGTTGCTGGACGAGCAAATCAACACGTCCCCGTTTGAACGTGACGACGCGTTGATACTGCGCGAGCAAAATGTGATTAATCGCGCACCGGTTGCGCAGCGGGTTTATGGCCGACTCAAGCGCCTGCTGCTGTCCAATGACACTGGTATTGTCACGCTGGTTGACCTCGGAGGACCTCAAACCGAGCTGGCCTTCTCACGCAAGAGCGGCCAACCCATTACCAACGGTATTCCCACGCTGTTTACGCCAAAGGGTTACTGGGACGGCTTTAATAAAAGCATCGACAGCGTGACCGCCAGCATTCGCCAGGATGACGTCTGGGTACTTAATCGCCAGGGGGATTCAGTGGGGCAAAAAGAGATGGAAGACACCGTGCGCCGTCTTTACATGGACGACTTTATCGCGCATTGGGACGCGCTGCTCGGCGATATTCAACTCAATCACATTGCAGACCTCAGCCAGCGCATAAACACCGCGCGCATGCTGTCCGGGCGCACCTCGCCAATGCGTAATCTAATGATTAACGTTAGTCGAAACGTCACGCTGGAACGGGCCGAAAAGAAAAGCACGCAGGGGATGATTGAGAAAGGCAGCGCGATGTTTACCAATACCGCCACGCAAACATTACAGGCGCTGTTTCGCGCCAGAAAGGCTGCGCAGGACGGTAACCTGGAGGATCCCGAACAGCGCGTAATGGCCCATTTTGCGCCCATCATTGAGCAAGCACAGTTCAGCGATGAGAAAAGCAAAACCATTCCTTTCGACGAGCAGTTAAAAGACATCGACGATCTGTATAGCTATCTCACGGCGGTGCAAGACGCCTCTAACAGTGGCATGCAGGCACCTTTGGGCGACGTAATTTCAAGAATGCAGGCCGATGCGGGTCGAGAGCCGGAGCCGTTTCGCTCCATGCTGCTCTCGCTGGCGGTCGGTGCCAGCAGCGACACACAGCGCCGCGACATGGTCAACGTGCAAAAACGCAGCAGTGTTGAGGTGGGCAGTTTCTGCCGCCAGGCTATCGCCGGTCGCTATCCGCTGGTGCACAGCGCATCGGTCGACGTTACGCCCGACGATCTGGCCCGCATGTTTGCGCCCGGAACCGGTCTGATGGACACCTTTTTTCGTGAGAATCTGGCCAATAAGGTGGACACCACTCACGCCAGTTGGCGATTTGCACCGGGCGTAGACGGTAAAAGCCTGCCGGGCAGCGAGTCAGTTTTACGCCCCTTTCAGCAGGCACAGGTGATCCGCGACGCATTTTTTGCCAACGGTTCAACCACCCCGGCATATCGGGTCACTATCACGCCAGTCAGCATGGATAACAACATCCTTAATTTGACGCTGGACGTTGACGGACAACTGTTGCGCTACAGCCACGGCCCACAAACGCCGCAGGTGGTGAGTTGGCCGGGTCCTGGGCAAACCGGACAGGTGCGAATGCAGCTCGGGTTAACCGACGGCACCACCGATACGCTCTCGACCTCCGGCCCGTGGGCGCTTAATCGCCTGTTCGGCAAGGCCAGACTGTCACCGGGTAACACCAGCCTCAGTCATCTGGCGAGATTCAGCATCGGCGGGCGACAGGTGGTACTGGAATACACCGCCAACAGCATTCGTAACCCCCTCCAGCTTCCGGGCTTTAGCTGTCCCTGA
- a CDS encoding SH3 domain-containing protein, with protein MKKIISLSLLFALAGCQAPTDDTIISSKISGMTLTYRHIVQPPTTFTPLNLDYRTLYTTSVMSSPGYQGKLIKYIANGEHIEVLGIAESDWLAVSDRADHQLIGYAPLKSAVKSDLYDGVVAQHRQHVAQKQCVKVDGGSQACRKGSSATWVIK; from the coding sequence TTGAAAAAAATCATAAGCTTGTCTTTACTCTTTGCGCTGGCAGGTTGCCAGGCACCCACCGACGACACAATTATCAGCAGCAAAATCAGCGGCATGACCTTGACCTATCGTCACATTGTTCAACCTCCTACAACCTTTACGCCGCTTAATCTCGACTATCGCACGCTGTACACCACGTCGGTAATGAGCAGCCCGGGCTACCAAGGCAAGTTAATTAAATACATTGCTAATGGCGAACACATTGAGGTGCTGGGCATTGCCGAAAGCGACTGGCTGGCTGTTTCCGACCGGGCAGATCATCAACTTATTGGTTATGCGCCACTCAAATCAGCAGTAAAAAGTGACCTGTATGACGGTGTTGTGGCCCAACATCGGCAGCACGTGGCGCAAAAGCAGTGCGTGAAGGTAGACGGCGGAAGTCAGGCCTGTCGTAAGGGAAGCTCGGCTACCTGGGTTATTAAATAG
- a CDS encoding DUF4150 domain-containing protein, translating to MFANCQCGGTDQALPDVCKTPVPVTFTNIALGSTAIPRANNILIENMPAHNLMTLTPITNGDEAGTDGGVISSTFMGPSRHTTGSVTVLIQGSPVTRMTSTTLQNSTNAVGARITPSQHILMILAT from the coding sequence ATGTTTGCCAACTGCCAGTGCGGCGGTACTGATCAGGCGTTGCCCGACGTCTGTAAAACCCCAGTACCCGTTACTTTTACCAACATCGCCTTGGGCAGCACCGCTATACCGCGCGCTAACAATATTCTGATCGAGAATATGCCCGCACATAACTTGATGACTCTTACGCCTATCACCAACGGTGATGAAGCCGGTACAGACGGCGGCGTGATATCCAGCACTTTTATGGGTCCTTCGCGTCATACCACCGGTTCGGTCACCGTGCTGATACAGGGTTCACCGGTCACGCGCATGACCAGTACAACACTGCAAAATTCGACCAATGCCGTCGGCGCGCGTATTACGCCAAGTCAGCATATTTTAATGATTCTTGCCACTTGA
- the tssJ gene encoding type VI secretion system lipoprotein TssJ: MIKLSVGARLAGALLPLLLAGCMSSSHEVPANYRLQMDTTAATNAGAPLKVRVLLLKSDADFMSADFYSLQTQATNLLGSNLLDTGQFFLTQGQPMHTLTGQPPLDAHYLGIIAEYQSINGKKWRISLPLPQPKSTNFYKFWQISADEMKAHVIATGSGLSIQQDKN; this comes from the coding sequence ATGATCAAACTCTCCGTTGGCGCACGCTTGGCTGGTGCGCTGCTGCCCTTGCTGCTGGCAGGCTGCATGTCATCTTCGCACGAGGTGCCCGCCAATTATCGGCTGCAAATGGACACCACAGCGGCCACCAACGCCGGTGCCCCACTCAAAGTTCGCGTGCTGTTGCTTAAATCCGATGCCGACTTTATGTCCGCCGATTTTTACTCGCTGCAAACTCAAGCCACCAACTTGCTGGGCAGCAACCTGCTCGACACCGGTCAGTTTTTCCTGACGCAGGGCCAACCAATGCACACGCTAACCGGTCAGCCACCGCTGGACGCGCACTATCTCGGTATTATCGCCGAATATCAGAGCATCAACGGCAAAAAGTGGCGAATATCTCTGCCACTGCCGCAACCCAAAAGCACCAATTTCTATAAGTTCTGGCAAATCTCGGCCGACGAAATGAAGGCACACGTTATTGCCACCGGCAGTGGTTTAAGCATTCAGCAAGACAAAAACTAA
- a CDS encoding DotU family type VI secretion system protein, with amino-acid sequence MTQPNAMTNGSDTDAAAPLNAGINPLVSVANPLLNAIPHIRHSATHDSPDTLRGQLIDEVRRFEVRCQQARLPYEVIIGARYCLCTALDEAASLTPWGSRNVWPRSGLLVTFHNETWGGEKFFQLLAKLSQNPQEHIYLLELINVCLLLGFEGRYRILENGRSQLETMKQRLLQVIRTVRGGYAPPLSGQPTDEPVQQKLWRPLIPVWAWAALMALIGCLFYIGLNLRLGQFTSPVLSAIYQINLPQIDIPHPAKPLETPLDLRRFLSKEIAQGLVTVRDESDKSVVILRGDGLFDSASTNVHLQYLPVIERIAQAMDNVSGQILITGYTDNVPIKSHRFSSNYELSLARAQSVQQLLGGNLNNPSRIRAEGRGENDPLAPNTTADNRARNRRVEITLMVAPKQTQTELNSLR; translated from the coding sequence ATGACACAGCCAAACGCTATGACAAACGGTTCGGACACTGACGCCGCCGCACCACTCAATGCCGGAATTAATCCCCTGGTCTCGGTGGCAAATCCGCTGCTTAACGCGATTCCACACATTCGCCATTCGGCTACCCACGACAGCCCCGATACCCTGCGCGGCCAGTTGATCGACGAGGTACGCCGCTTCGAAGTGCGCTGCCAGCAGGCACGTCTGCCGTATGAAGTGATTATTGGCGCGCGCTATTGTTTGTGCACTGCGCTCGATGAAGCGGCGTCGCTCACGCCGTGGGGCAGTCGTAACGTTTGGCCGCGCAGCGGTTTGCTGGTGACCTTCCACAATGAAACCTGGGGCGGCGAGAAGTTTTTTCAACTGCTGGCCAAGCTTTCACAAAATCCGCAGGAGCACATTTACCTGCTTGAACTGATCAATGTTTGCCTACTGCTGGGCTTTGAGGGGCGCTATCGGATACTGGAAAACGGCCGCTCCCAGCTTGAAACGATGAAGCAGCGGCTGCTACAGGTTATCCGTACGGTGCGCGGTGGCTATGCGCCTCCCCTTTCTGGGCAGCCGACCGACGAGCCGGTGCAGCAAAAACTCTGGCGACCGCTTATCCCGGTGTGGGCCTGGGCAGCGCTGATGGCGCTTATAGGCTGCCTGTTCTACATCGGCCTTAATCTGCGGCTGGGGCAGTTCACCAGCCCGGTGCTTTCGGCTATTTATCAAATTAATCTGCCGCAAATTGATATCCCGCATCCGGCGAAGCCGCTGGAAACGCCGCTCGATTTGCGCCGATTCTTGAGTAAAGAAATTGCCCAAGGGCTGGTTACCGTGCGTGACGAGTCGGATAAAAGCGTGGTTATCCTGCGCGGCGATGGCCTGTTTGATTCAGCCTCCACCAATGTCCACCTACAGTATTTACCGGTTATTGAACGTATTGCACAGGCGATGGACAACGTCAGCGGGCAAATTCTTATCACCGGTTACACGGATAACGTCCCCATTAAAAGCCACCGCTTCAGCTCCAACTATGAGCTGTCGCTGGCGCGTGCGCAGTCGGTTCAGCAATTGCTGGGCGGCAACCTTAACAACCCGAGCCGCATTCGCGCCGAGGGGCGTGGTGAAAACGACCCGCTCGCGCCCAACACCACGGCCGACAACCGCGCCCGCAATCGCCGGGTAGAAATAACGCTAATGGTGGCACCAAAACAAACTCAGACCGAACTGAATAGTTTGCGATAA
- a CDS encoding DUF3540 domain-containing protein gives MSLAVKQPFVSPALPAQTSGQVREIKPDGSVLVHSEGRGWICQRAASCLLAPQIDDSVLLANCGEQLWLLAILTRADKQQPAVISVEGSLHIASSDTLSLSSRQFVLNAEEGECQVGNMNYRGKTLSAWVNVSRVMGKCCETVWQSMTQISHRLLRKTTQLEQVRAGQLDVRVEQFTRMHAHTTLISSKTLTKVDAKQIHMG, from the coding sequence ATGAGTCTTGCCGTTAAACAACCTTTTGTCTCCCCTGCCTTGCCGGCCCAAACCTCAGGGCAAGTGCGGGAGATAAAGCCCGATGGTTCGGTGCTGGTGCACAGCGAAGGTCGTGGCTGGATTTGCCAGCGCGCCGCAAGCTGCCTGCTCGCGCCACAAATCGATGACAGCGTGCTGCTCGCCAACTGCGGCGAACAGCTTTGGCTGCTGGCGATACTAACTCGCGCCGATAAGCAGCAACCGGCGGTGATAAGCGTTGAAGGCTCGCTACATATTGCGTCTTCCGACACGCTGTCGCTGAGCAGTCGGCAGTTTGTTCTCAACGCCGAAGAGGGCGAGTGCCAGGTCGGCAATATGAACTACCGAGGCAAAACTCTTTCCGCTTGGGTCAACGTCAGCCGTGTGATGGGAAAATGCTGTGAAACTGTGTGGCAAAGTATGACTCAAATCAGCCATCGCCTGCTGCGAAAAACCACGCAGCTTGAGCAGGTACGCGCGGGCCAGCTCGACGTCAGAGTCGAACAATTTACTCGCATGCACGCTCACACCACCCTCATCTCCAGCAAAACGCTGACCAAGGTTGATGCCAAACAGATACATATGGGCTGA
- a CDS encoding pentapeptide repeat-containing protein has protein sequence MKLYSAASLVQAIKQGEIIENAQLDALSLIGLDLSGGCFIDINFTAANFIGCNLHDTQFSECTLNGAIFSTANLKETLFNQCSMTGANFAECVFQDCLFNQCQLEEGDFDSSIHLNTQFNEGSLEESRFNFACLEKSGFIDTSVRGADFSDVDCQQGTFMNLDFRTTPLRDSTFVRSVFFRCDHRENVYSGQDFTGCQFTENKLDQVDFSHATLAQCNFSQASLQQANLCDVNAAQALFPGANLREAVCQRGQFSQAVFSAAVLTGSDFSDARLFQAVMQNCQARGARFNHCELGNSDFSNADVSKADFREAHFIRSRFHRAQQDEAQFSSRSGIIEKDEALFAAQDWRSSRASNNITR, from the coding sequence ATGAAGCTTTACAGCGCAGCGAGTCTGGTGCAGGCCATCAAGCAAGGCGAAATTATTGAAAATGCACAGTTGGACGCCCTGTCCCTCATCGGACTTGACCTCTCGGGCGGCTGTTTTATCGACATCAATTTTACCGCTGCCAATTTCATTGGCTGTAATTTGCACGATACGCAATTTAGCGAGTGCACGTTAAACGGCGCCATATTTAGCACGGCGAACCTGAAGGAAACACTGTTTAACCAGTGCAGCATGACAGGTGCAAACTTTGCTGAATGCGTTTTTCAGGACTGTCTGTTTAACCAATGTCAGCTTGAGGAAGGTGATTTTGATTCCTCAATTCACTTAAATACTCAGTTCAACGAGGGTTCATTGGAAGAAAGTCGTTTCAATTTTGCCTGCTTAGAGAAAAGCGGATTTATTGATACGTCAGTGCGTGGGGCCGATTTTAGCGACGTTGATTGCCAGCAAGGCACCTTCATGAATCTGGACTTTCGCACCACCCCCCTCCGAGACAGCACGTTTGTGCGCAGCGTGTTCTTTCGCTGTGATCATCGTGAAAATGTTTACAGCGGACAGGACTTTACCGGCTGCCAGTTTACCGAGAATAAACTCGACCAGGTTGATTTCTCACATGCCACGCTGGCCCAGTGCAACTTTAGCCAAGCCTCATTACAACAGGCGAACTTGTGTGACGTCAACGCCGCACAGGCTCTGTTTCCCGGTGCCAATCTACGTGAAGCCGTATGCCAGCGCGGACAGTTTAGTCAGGCTGTCTTTTCCGCCGCCGTGCTGACCGGCAGTGACTTTAGCGACGCCCGGTTGTTTCAGGCGGTCATGCAAAACTGCCAGGCCCGCGGGGCGCGTTTTAATCACTGCGAGCTGGGCAACAGCGATTTTTCAAATGCCGACGTCAGTAAGGCCGATTTTCGCGAGGCGCATTTCATTCGCAGCCGCTTTCACCGCGCCCAACAGGACGAGGCACAGTTCTCATCGCGAAGCGGCATTATTGAAAAAGATGAAGCCCTTTTTGCCGCACAGGACTGGCGCAGTAGCCGTGCGTCGAACAACATCACAAGGTAA
- the tagF gene encoding type VI secretion system-associated protein TagF translates to MMQPSSPDRLVPGWYGKLPGNGDFLRRRLPDALVNSWSHWFQSGIAWQKQQPATGVPVTQFAMAPVWNFIVPATLGGQYIQMGCLLPAQDRVGRQYPICAMNLLTLEEWHPLQLRTAGLWYRQLGMTLNAAVNQRSTADQLDQSLLRMLPLEKPDTRELSDIFDVIGYRDIPSSLNWPQVEDYFNPSQYTSFWWTNQSDGSPLFTHVHSGNFTTRLFSLLFQSANARHTGHNGLYPPMFE, encoded by the coding sequence ATGATGCAACCTTCTTCACCCGACAGGCTCGTGCCCGGCTGGTATGGAAAACTTCCCGGCAACGGCGACTTTTTGCGTCGCCGCCTGCCGGACGCGCTAGTCAACAGCTGGTCACACTGGTTTCAGTCCGGCATAGCCTGGCAGAAACAGCAGCCAGCCACTGGCGTACCGGTCACTCAGTTTGCGATGGCTCCGGTGTGGAATTTTATTGTTCCGGCGACGCTTGGCGGACAGTACATTCAGATGGGATGCCTGCTGCCCGCGCAGGACAGAGTCGGCCGGCAGTATCCCATCTGCGCCATGAATCTGCTGACGCTGGAAGAGTGGCATCCGCTGCAGCTCAGAACCGCCGGTCTGTGGTATCGCCAACTGGGCATGACGCTCAATGCAGCGGTGAATCAGCGCAGTACTGCCGACCAGCTTGACCAGTCATTGCTGCGCATGCTGCCGCTTGAAAAGCCCGACACCCGCGAGCTTTCGGATATTTTTGACGTTATTGGCTATCGCGATATCCCAAGCTCACTCAACTGGCCGCAGGTTGAGGACTATTTCAATCCGTCGCAGTACACCAGCTTTTGGTGGACGAATCAAAGTGACGGCAGCCCGCTGTTTACCCACGTTCACAGCGGTAATTTCACCACGCGTCTTTTTTCTCTGCTGTTTCAGTCGGCAAACGCCAGACACACCGGGCACAACGGCCTATATCCGCCGATGTTTGAATAA